From the Emys orbicularis isolate rEmyOrb1 chromosome 19, rEmyOrb1.hap1, whole genome shotgun sequence genome, the window TGGCACAGGACCCCGGCCAGCGCTACCAGGGTGAGGGGCTGCGGGacatgggggggctgtggggggcctgTGAGGCACGGGGGGTGCGGGGAGCCGCAGGGGGGCACGGGCGccaggggtgcaggacggggtgcATGGGGGATGcggtgcccaggggctgcccccccTGCGCTGGGGATCGCTGTGGGGAGGCCGGGGGGGCTTTCCCAGCCCTGGGGGGCCAGCAGTAGCCTCTGGGCCCAGCATGGCCTGGCactgggggctgcagtgggggtggCCTGGTGCCCCCCAGCCAGCGCCCCACCCCCGCCCGGGCACCTCCCTGGCACCTTCCCCCGAGATTATCCGGAGCAGATTGTGGGGCCGCCGGAGGGCACTTGCATAACCTGCCCCCCCGCACCTGAgctgccccccccagccagggtgtgacccccccccccccagctcagtaATACGGGCCCTGGCctggcagctgcccccctcccccccaggcctggCCTGGCTAATGTGGCCCCGTGACACCAAAGCCTCTTAGGGAGCGAGAATCCCGGCTTGACCCCTTGACCCCATGGCTctgagccagcccctcccccgttcGGTGCCAGGATGGGGGGAGCAGGACAGGAGGGGCCGTGCCGGGCTGGGAGGGcacgggggggcaggaggagcccagggtcctggctgggCCCCGTGtcgccccctcccctcagaccCGCTGCGCCCTCCAGTCGTCGCCACCATGCGGGACCTGCAGAAGAGGGAGAAGCTGGAGCAGGCAGCGGGCGCGGCCTGGGCAGGACCCTCAGCATCCGGCGcctggacgtctgcagcgacgcCTCGGTGGCCGAGTGCCTGGGCGGTCTCCCCGAGCGCCGGGTCGACGTGCTGGTGAGAGGCGCGATCAGGACAactgggggggcagcagggggcgccgagctgctgggggccgggagggctcaggagggggctggggggacagtgtgggtggatggggcactgggctgtggggagctgggggggccagtgggggagggctgtgccggggggagctggggggaagggcgggagagggccatgccggggggagctgggggggggggctgcggggtaGGGGCTGTGTCGTGGGGGCTCTCTCTGCCCACGTCGGGCTGAGGGGGGCCAGGGGCTCTGAGCGTCTCCCCCCCAGTGAACAACGCGGGCGTGGGGCACATCGGGCCCATCGAGAGCATCAGCATCGCGGAGATGAAACGCGGTCTTCGAGACCAACTTCTTTGGGGCTGTGCGCATGGTGCAGGCCGTGCTGCCCGACATGAAGCGGCGCCGGAGCGGCCACATCGTGGTGATGAGCAGCGTgatggggctgcagggtgagggctGGCAGCACCCAGGGGCCAGGCACCGGAGGGGGGGGTACGGCGAGGGTGTGTCGGGGAAGGGTGCAGTCGGGGGAGTGGCAGGGGGGGCGGTAcagtggggcatggggggtgCAGTGGGTTAATGGACCCCAGTGGCCCCCCCCAgccgctctgccccccccccagttcacccCCCTCTCCACAGGCATCGTGTTTAACGACGTCTACGCGGCCTCCAAGTTCGCCATGGAGGGTTTCTGCGAGAGCCTGGCCGTGCAGCTGCTCCAGTTCCACGTCTTGTGAGTGCCGGGggggcctgggggcggggggggggccggggggagggtgcccagggtggggcctggggtccCCAGTTGTTCCCCAGGCCAGGCCAGAGCACAGGGCTCAGGCCCCAGCCCCGTCTGCCAGGCCTGCGGCTGCCATGTGCCCCGGGGGCTCGGTGGGGGGCTCAGGCTGCCCAAGTACAttgagccccagccccagagccaagCGCCCCCAGCCCGGGAGCCGAGCGCCCGCAGCCCCCCCAGTCTCCCCAGCCTCCCCCGGAGCCGAGcgcctgcagccccccagcctgccccagagcCGAGCGCCCACAGCCCCCCCAGTCTCCCCAGCCTCCCCTGGAGCCGAgcgcccgcagcccccccccgccccccagccccagagccgagtgcccgcagcccccccactctccccagccTCCCCCGGAGCCGAGcgcctgcagcccccccagtctccccagcctgccccggagccgagcgcccgcagccccccagccccccagcctgtcCTGGAGCCGAGTGCCCGCAGCCCCCCCAGtctccccagcctcccccagaGCCAAGCGCCTGCAGCCCCCCTAgtctccccagcctgccccggagccgAGCGCCCGCAGCCCCGGAGCCGAGccgcccgcagcccccccagcctcagccgAGCCGAGCGCCCGCAGCCCCTGAGGCTCTGCTCCCCGCAGCGTGTCCCTGGTGGAGCCGGGCCCGGTGAACACGGACTTCGAGCTGAAACTGATGGAGGACGTGTCCCGCTCCGAGTTCCCCGGCACCGACCCGGCCACGCTGCGCTACTTCCAGGAGGTGTATCTGCCGGCCTCCCGCGAGATCTTCTCCACCATGGGCCAGAGCCCCGAGGCCGTGGCCAAGGTGGGTTCCCCTCCCCCGGCCTGCGGCTCCCTCCCCCCGGCAAGCCCCACGGACCTGGGGATCTCCCTGCCCGGGCCTGGCCTCCCACGGCcgcccaggctccctggccagCCCCACGCCCACCTCCAGGCTGgcaggcccagcccccccccccccccccccaatgtctggcacacccagccccagcctcccacTGCTGGGCCTCATCCCGCCTAGAGAATCAGCTGACGCACCAAGTGCTGGGGAGGTGGGATCTCctggacagacagacggacatGTCctgggggacagacagacacaggtcaAGGGGGACGAGTGGGGGACAGCTGGAGGGGACGGACGAGGAGGGCAGACAGACAGAAAAGGggtgtgagtggggagcaggcggATGGGGCAGTGCGTGGGCCTGGGCTGGAAAGGGTTAACCAGCGGCCTGAGGCTGGTGCCAGCGGTGGGGGCTGGTGAGAGGTGGGTTTGAAGGGGGACGTCCCACTGGGGAGCGAGGGGCCGGATCGCCCTGGGCGGGGGGCGTGAGCTGGCCCCTGTGGGGGGGTGAAGCccaggacccctcaatcaagtccccACAGGGGCAGgaagcttagaccccagctttggggctccctccatttccccGGCCAGCTCCAAACTAAAAAACTCTCCAACAGCCTCCTCCCAGCTACGGccacggctcctcccccagcctttgtccagttccccgggcaaaaggtgtcacctggccccagccccatccTGGGCTCAGGTATCATCACCCTGGTATCCCATCACCAATGCCGACAGTCTCAATACAACTCCCCCGCAACATCCCCAGGTCAAATGCGCCTGGAGCAGGGcgcactcaccccggcggcgcctcctgctggtcttctcgggaattagctcatccagccgttggagcgcccgctgcaggccggtgtccctcccggacccagtgccctgttatctggggcgctgccccttggcagtaacccctcagtcccccacccactattcccacctcgcctcagtatatgtgagggagggggcagatttgacctgggaatgttgcaggggagttacattggggatgggaaggaagctacctgacccaggaggggggttgggagaagtgacacctgcCCGGGAGactggacaaaggagaggaggagctggggggaggggggagagagctgctggaggaggttttggtttcagtttgggctgggtggtgcaacgcagggaaccccaagctggggtctaagctccctgaaccccccagaaggacttgattgaggggttctggttgtacctacatgccctgcttgggactgtgttcctgtcgtctaataaaccttctgtgttactggctggctgagagtcccggtgaatctcaggaagccgggggtgcagggccctgactcccccacactccgtgacagtacacgactactgccagtcatcgtctagccccgcaccctggggcagactgcagtatcagcctcctcatcactggcaaggagggtctGGAcatgctgccttggcctacccctgggctgccctctgcaacccccagtacccgttggccttctgctaggccgcagcctggggctttccaggcaggagctccccagctccacagcctttccccagccctgctccactcaggtaccctgtctctagctccctgcagccaggcccttctctctctacgggcagagagagactgagtctttgctcctggctcccagcctttatagggccagctgggccctgattggggtgtggcccagctgcggctgcttctccaatcagcctagtagcttttcccctgccccagccctctcccagggctgtctttAATCCCCTCTGGGCAGGGGCGGATGGAGTGAGCGAGCCGTGGGGACGGACGGACAGGCGGACGGGGCGAGCGAGCCGTGCGGACGGACGCACGGACGGACGGGACGCTGACCCCTCTCTCCCGGCAGGCCGTGGTGCAGGTGATCGGCGCGGGTCGCCCCCCCTTCCGCACACTGACCAACCCGCTGTACACGCCGCTGACGGCGCTGAAGTACGCCGACCCCTCGGGGGAGCTGTCCGTGCGCACCTACCACAACCTGCTCTTCAACTACGGCGCGCTCTTCCACCTCAGCATGCGGGCCCTGCGCTGCCTGACCTGCCAGTGCTTCCGCCGCAGGGTCGCCCCGGCCTGAGCCCGCCTCCCAAACCAGTCAGGACCCCGGGCACTGCCGGGGTGGAGAATCCCCCCGAACCCCGTCAGCTGTTTCACCGGCGGCTTCCCTTCGCCGCTCACCCCGTGCCCTTTATTTCCAGCTGAAGTTCTCTAGCCTCAACGTCCAGCCGCTCGACCGATGTCTGCTGGCCTGGGTTGCCGGTTATTAAATCTCTGCTCCCCACGTAGGTAcctccagcctgggaccaggTCCCCCCTGCCCCGTCTCTGCCCGACGTTAAATAGCACTGAGCACGTGGAGTCTGTCCCTCCAAGGCAGGTTTCTAACCCTAGAATCCTTCTcggggctcttctctgagccctccgATCGCTCAGCTCCTCCTGGAGTGACGGGCCCCAGAACTGggcccaggatcccagcagccgtcgcaccagtgccaaagcCAAGGGGAAAATAGCCTCTTGGCTCCTCCCCGACATTCCCCTGGTCACGCACCCCAGGATCTCCTTAACCCGTTTGTCCCCAGCGTCGCACGGGcagctcgtgttcagctgattctccaccacgattttcagagtccctgctcccGGGATTGAGCCCCCCAGCCTGTAGGAACGGCCTGCATGCTGTGCCCTAGACGTAGGCGTTCCATTGAGCTGCATTAAAACACAAGTCGTTTTCTTGCACTTCACAAGCAGTCCGAATCGCTCTGGATCAGTGACCAATCCGGATCGCTGTGTATCAGTGACCGGTCCGGATCGCTCTGGATCAGTGACCGGTCCGGATCGCTCTGGATCAGTGACCGGTCCGGATCGCTCTGGATCAGTGACCGGTCCGAATCGCTCTGGATCAGTGACCAGTCCGCATCGCTCTGGATCAGTGACCGGTCCGGATCGCTCTGGATCAGTGACCGGTCCGTATCGCTGTGTATCAGTGACCGGTCCGCATCGCTCTGGATCAGTGACCGGTCCGGATCGCTCTGGATCAGTGACCAATCCGGATCGCTCTGGATCAGTGACCGGTCCGCATCGCTCTGGATCAGTGACCGGTCCGCATCGCTCTGGATCAGTGACCGGTCCGTATCGCTGTGTATCAGTGACCGGTCCGCATCGCTCTGGATCAGTGACCGGTCCGGATCGCTCTGGATCAGTGACCAATCCGGATCGCTGTGTATCAGTGACCGGTCCGCATCGCTCTGGATCAGTGACCGGTCCGGATCGCTCTGGATCAGTGACCGGTCCGCATCGCTCTGGATCAGTGACTGGTCTGGATCACTCTGGATCAGTGACTGGTCCGTATCGCTGTGTATCAGTGACCGGTCCGCATCGCTCTGGATCAGTGACTGGTCCGGATCACTCTGGATCAGTGACCGGTCCTCCCCCCATATTTACCACACCTCCATTTTTATGTGTTCTGCAAACTCGAttagtgattttatgttttcttccaggtcattataCAGCTGTTAAatcgcgtagggccaagaactgctCCCTGTGGGACCCCCTGGAAACCCCCACTGGCTGACGATCCCCCATTTACAATTATCTCTGGAGACCTTTCAGTTAGCCAGTCTGTAATCCCGTTCATGTGGgtcatgttcattttatatcagTCGCTTCTTAATCAAAATGCCACGCGATAGCAAGTCAAACGCCTGAATATTGGGTCAACACTAggacctttatcagccaaacttgtaatcgaATCAAAAAAGGCATCAGGTtactttgacaggatctattttccataaacccatgttcatTGAGTCTTTATTAATCCAGTCCCTGATCAGCCACGCCATaattttgcccaggatcaatgtcaagcTGACGTGCCTGTAATTATTCTGATTGTCCCATTGGCCCAACGTTCCCTtcctttcagtcttctggaacttccccagtgctccaggacttattgaaaatcaacattaatgatccagcaaccccctcagccagctctttgaaactcttggatgcaagttatcttgacctgatgattttaaaatgtctgatgtTAGTAGCTGGTGTTTAACATCCTCTTAAGTTACTGTTGGAATGGGACGTGgtttatcatatgatatgactagaTCATCTGGCTTTTTTCCAactatagaacagaaatatttagtgaacacttctgccttttctacattattattgacagtttactcctggtggaattctgcaccaagaaaattaaaaattctgcacacagtattttaaaattctgcaaaattctgcatattttatttgtcaaaataacacattataatcacaccagtttcaattatttttggtcatttatttcaaaatacctgccagCAAGTAtggctgtaacaatacagacaacaaaacaagattcaggaaatgttttttgacaaatagattccttactacgcgtattaatacagaactctgagtaatcaTTCATTGAAACTAccatacagaaccgtatttcccgcccccctcagaagcagggcaaaggcttgggggagtcaggggtaacgggggagctgagggagagggaagaagccTGCGTGTGAActtgcagggctgtggggtgtgagTGGGAAAAGTCTGGAACGGGCTttttgggggtgtggggagggattgttagggagcttcccgcatgcagaccctggctgaccccagcctctcccattcagtcaggcacagctgcccctgtccccatgtgtctctgagcccccacccagcgACTCCCCGTCCCTACGTctccctgttccccctccccctgtccccatgtgtctctgtgccctcccccagccacccccttgTCCCTatgcagctctgcccccctcccccatccctctgcacctcTCTCCTCCCATGGCCCtgcgcctccactcccattcagcccctgcccccgtctgtcctcccccactagcccttatgagcccctgtctgacccccccagcaccccacggTCTGTCTCCCCAGAGCCCCGTCCCGCTGGCTGGCTGGGAGCGGCTGCTGTGTTCTAGTGCCACAGCGCCCTCTCCTGGGCCAAGGGCGGAACTGCAGACGTTATTTTCTGCCGGGAGCGGCTGCTGTTCTTGCAGCActgcgccctctggtgggcaaaaggcggaactgcgGCCACAtttggcagaagcttttttctgtgcaaaaaaataGAACTCTGTGGGGCTAATTAATTATGCGCATGTGcagtagcacagaattcccccaggagtaaattctaccatttccatcaaggaacatcagaacggccagactgggtcagagcaaaggtccatctagcccagtatcctgtctgccgaaagtggccaatgccaggtgccccagagggaatgaacagaacagggaatcatcaagtgacccatcccctgtcgcccattcccagctgctggcaaacagaggctagggacaccagccctgcccatcctggctagtagccattgatggacctgtcctccatgaacttttctagttcctttttgaaccctgtgatagtcttggccttcacaacatcctctggcaaggagttccacaggttgactgtgcattgtgtgaagaaatacttccttttatttgttttaaacctgctgcctgttaatttcattcggtgacccctagttcttgtattatgagaaggagtaaataacacttccttatttactttctccaaaccagttatgattttatagacttaaatcatatccccccttacgcgtctcttttccaagctgaaaagtcctaggcttattaatctctcctcttacggcagccgttccatacccctaatcatttttattgtccttttctgaaccttttccaattccaatattgcttttttgagatggggtgaccacatctgcacgcaatattcaagatgtgggcgtaccatggatttatatagaggcaatgtgatattttctgtcctattatctctccctttcttaatgattcccaacattctgtttgcttttttgactgcgctgcagattgagtggatgatttcagagaactatccacaatgactccaagctccCTTTCtcgagtgttaacagctaatttagatccgaTTGTTtaatacgtatagttgggattatgttttccaatgtgcattactttgcatttatccacattgaatttcatctgccattttgttgtccagtcacccagttttgagagatccttttgtagctcttcgcagtctgcctgggacttaactaccttgagtagttttgtatcatcttcaaattttgccacctcactgtttgctcctttttccagatcatttatgaatatgttgaatagaactgggcccagaacagatctctgggggacaccactatttacctctctccagtctgaaaactgaccatttattcctaccctttgtttcctgtcttttaaccagttaccaatccatgagagaaccttccctcttatcccatgacagcttactttgcttaagagcctttgagggactttgtcaaaggctttctgaaaatctaagtacacgatatccactggatctcccttgtccacatgcttgttgactccctcgaaaaattctagtagattggtgaggcatgatttccctttacaaaaaccatgttgactcttccccagcaaattacgttcatctatgtgtctgacaattttgttctttactatagtttcaaccagttttcctgggactgaagtcaggcttatcggcctgtaattgccaggggctcctctggagccctttttaaaaattggcgtcacattagctatcctccagtcatttggtacagaag encodes:
- the RDH8 gene encoding LOW QUALITY PROTEIN: retinol dehydrogenase 8 (The sequence of the model RefSeq protein was modified relative to this genomic sequence to represent the inferred CDS: inserted 1 base in 1 codon; deleted 2 bases in 2 codons) — encoded protein: MGGAGQEGPCRAGRAGGAGGAQGPGWAPCRPLPSDPLRPPVVATMRDLQKREKLEQAAGAXLGRTLSIRRLDVCSDASVAECLGGLPERRVDVLVRVNNAGVGHIGPIESISIAEMKRVFETNFFGAVRMVQAVLPDMKRRRSGHIVVMSSVMGLQGIVFNDVYAASKFAMEGFCESLAVQLLQFHVFVSLVEPGPVNTDFELKLMEDVSRSEFPGTDPATLRYFQEVYLPASREIFSTMGQSPEAVAKAVVQVIGAGRPPFRTLTNPLYTPLTALKYADPSGELSVRTYHNLLFNYGALFHLSMRALRCLTCQCFRRRVAPA